From the Ralstonia wenshanensis genome, the window CGCAGACGCGCAGCGTCGCGGGGGTTTTTTTATGGGATTTCGGGAGAGGGAGTATGTCGGCTCAGACCGTCTGGTTTTCTCTGGCCGTGCTGCTCGTCATCGGCGAGCTAATGACGGGGACGTTCTATCTGCTGATGGTGGCCATCGGCTTGGTCGCCGGCGGACTTGGCGCGCTGATCGGCCTTACGTTTCCCGCCCAGGCCATCGTGGCCGCGATTGTGGCGGTGTTCGGCATCGTCGGGCTGCGGCGCACGCGCTACGGGCGGACCACGCGCGAGAATGCCGCCCGCAATCGCAACGTCAATCTGGATATCGGCGAGACTTTGCGTGTCGATGCCTGGTCGCCAGAGCGCCGCGCGCGCGTGCAGTATCGCGGCGCCGCGTGGGATGTCGAACTGGCACCGCATGCGCCGGCTACGGGTGGCGAATTCCGCATCGTCGAAGTGCGCGGCAACGTGCTCGTCGTCGCACCCAAATAGCACGCAAATAGCATCCAAAACAACCAACAAGCTCAACCACGGAGGTTCTATGTTCGAGCTGGGGACTCTCGCGATCATCATCCTGTTTGCCGCCATTGTGCTGATCGCACAAGGCATCAAGATCGTGCCGCAACAGCACGCCTGGATTCTGGAGCGGCTGGGCAAATATCACGCGACGCTTTCGCCCGGGCTCAATATCGTGCTGCCCTTTGTCGATCGGGTGGCCTACAAGCATGTACTCAAGGAAATCCCGCTTGATGTGCCGAGCCAGATCTGCATCACCAAGGACAACACGCAGCTGCAGGTGGATGGCATTCTGTACTTCCAGGTGACCGATCCGATGCGGGCCTCGTATGGCTCGAGCAATTTCGTGATCGCCATTACCCAGTTGGCGCAGACGACGCTTCGCTCGGTGGTCGGCAAACTGGAACTGGACAAGACGTTTGAAGAGCGCGACTTCATCAACCACAGCGTGGTCAATGCGTTGGATGAGGCGGCATCGAACTGGGGCGTGAAGGTGCTGCGCTACGAGATCAAGGATCTGACGCCGCCGAAGGAAATCCTGCACGCCATGCAGGCGCAGATCACGGCAGAGCGCGAAAAGCGTGCGCTGATCGCCGCATCCGAAGGCAAGCGCCAAGAGCAGATCAACCTGGCATCCGGTGCGCGCGAGGCGGCCATCCAGAAGTCGGAAGGGGAAAAGCAGGCCGCCATCAACAAGGCGCAGGGCGAAGCGGCGGCGATTCTGGCGGTGGCTGAAGCCAACGCCCAAGCGATCCAGAAGATCGGTCAGGCCATTCGCACCGAGGGCGGTGTCGATGCCGTCAACCTGAAAGTGGCGGAAGAGTATGTGAGTGCGTTCGGCAACTTGGCCAAGCAGGGCAACACGCTCATCGTGCCGGGCAACATGGGCGACCTGAGCACGATGATTGCGTCAGCGTTGACGATTGTGAAGCAGCAGCGGCCGAGCGCGTAAAAGCTCGGCGAGCGAAAGGGCTCAAGCCTTCTCGCGCATGAGGCGGGCTTTTTCGCGCTGCCAGTCGCGGTTCTTTTCGGTTTCGCGCTTGTCGAACTGCTTCTTGCCTTTGGCGAGACCGATTTCGCACTTCACGCGGCCGCGCGTGTAGTGCAGGTTGAGCGGCACGAGCGTGTAGCCGCGCTGCTCCACCTTGCCGATGAGCTTCTTGATCTCTTCGGCGTGCAGCAGCAACTTGCGGGTGCGCACGGGGTCTG encodes:
- a CDS encoding SPFH domain-containing protein, whose product is MFELGTLAIIILFAAIVLIAQGIKIVPQQHAWILERLGKYHATLSPGLNIVLPFVDRVAYKHVLKEIPLDVPSQICITKDNTQLQVDGILYFQVTDPMRASYGSSNFVIAITQLAQTTLRSVVGKLELDKTFEERDFINHSVVNALDEAASNWGVKVLRYEIKDLTPPKEILHAMQAQITAEREKRALIAASEGKRQEQINLASGAREAAIQKSEGEKQAAINKAQGEAAAILAVAEANAQAIQKIGQAIRTEGGVDAVNLKVAEEYVSAFGNLAKQGNTLIVPGNMGDLSTMIASALTIVKQQRPSA
- the smpB gene encoding SsrA-binding protein SmpB; protein product: MTIADNKKAFFDYFIEERYEAGMALEGWEVKAIRANRAQIKEGYVVIRNAELFLIGAHISPLQSASTHVHPDPVRTRKLLLHAEEIKKLIGKVEQRGYTLVPLNLHYTRGRVKCEIGLAKGKKQFDKRETEKNRDWQREKARLMREKA
- a CDS encoding NfeD family protein; protein product: MSAQTVWFSLAVLLVIGELMTGTFYLLMVAIGLVAGGLGALIGLTFPAQAIVAAIVAVFGIVGLRRTRYGRTTRENAARNRNVNLDIGETLRVDAWSPERRARVQYRGAAWDVELAPHAPATGGEFRIVEVRGNVLVVAPK